The candidate division KSB1 bacterium genome window below encodes:
- the ychF gene encoding redox-regulated ATPase YchF produces MKIGIVGLGLSGKTTLFNALTGSQVETAAYSGKGEAHRAIVNVPDERLDALNEIFKPRKKTPATIEYVDLAGISTAEQKKGGFSDQFLGLVRTVDALLVLLRHFADDAVPHPLESIDPLRDLKTIETDFIISDLSIIENRMARLEKQMRTRKSDQDAQEYELLQRCKKLLEEEKPLRMMEMSREEQLLVRGYQFLSQKPVILCLNIGENDIRREEEVLAPFAAYRSQPHTALLAISAKIEMEILQLSPDEAELFREDLGITESAMGRLIRTSYDLVGLISFFTVGEDEVRAWTIRRNTPAPVAAGAIHTDIERGFIRAEVVHYNDFITRKSLAQCRADGVLRLEGRDYIVKDGDIINFRFAV; encoded by the coding sequence ATGAAAATCGGTATTGTCGGATTGGGGTTATCTGGGAAAACGACGCTGTTCAATGCACTGACAGGCTCCCAAGTGGAGACGGCTGCCTACAGCGGCAAAGGCGAGGCGCATCGGGCAATCGTCAATGTGCCGGACGAGCGGCTCGATGCTCTCAATGAAATCTTTAAGCCGAGGAAAAAAACGCCGGCGACCATCGAATATGTCGATTTGGCCGGCATCAGCACGGCGGAACAGAAGAAAGGCGGTTTCAGCGATCAATTCCTTGGACTGGTGCGCACCGTCGACGCCCTTTTGGTGCTGCTGCGTCACTTTGCCGACGATGCCGTACCGCATCCCCTCGAGTCCATAGATCCCTTGCGCGATCTCAAAACCATCGAAACCGATTTCATCATCAGCGATCTTTCCATTATCGAGAACCGCATGGCGCGGCTGGAAAAGCAGATGCGCACCAGAAAAAGCGATCAGGATGCGCAGGAATATGAGCTGCTGCAGCGCTGCAAAAAACTGTTGGAGGAAGAAAAGCCGCTGCGCATGATGGAAATGAGTCGCGAAGAACAACTGTTGGTGCGCGGTTATCAGTTCCTCAGTCAAAAGCCGGTCATTCTTTGTCTCAACATCGGCGAAAACGACATTCGGCGCGAAGAGGAGGTGCTGGCGCCTTTTGCGGCTTATCGTTCGCAGCCGCATACGGCGCTGCTGGCGATTTCCGCCAAGATCGAGATGGAGATTCTGCAGCTTTCGCCCGACGAAGCCGAGCTGTTTCGCGAAGATCTTGGTATTACCGAATCAGCCATGGGGCGGCTGATCCGTACTTCTTATGATCTGGTGGGCCTGATCTCCTTTTTCACGGTGGGCGAAGATGAGGTGCGCGCCTGGACGATCCGCCGCAATACGCCGGCACCAGTTGCGGCCGGCGCCATTCATACCGACATCGAGCGGGGCTTTATCCGCGCCGAGGTGGTGCACTATAACGACTTTATCACCCGCAAAAGCCTGGCGCAGTGCCGTGCGGACGGCGTGCTTCGCTTGGAAGGTCGCGACTATATCGTCAAGGACGGGGACATTATCAATTTCCGCTTTGCGGTCTAA
- a CDS encoding site-specific DNA-methyltransferase, producing MARKKTDGKRPIESYEHRDKQRVNNPPVGLVTPETDPDAGQQKKTYAYDPYLDPQLVWAGKAEHTSFEVPTVSLHVHERIDPRTILEAVRRSPSPHAGRAGVGYQLPLFEQEREEPLRED from the coding sequence ATGGCACGAAAAAAGACAGACGGCAAACGTCCCATCGAATCCTACGAACACCGCGACAAACAGCGGGTCAACAACCCGCCCGTCGGCCTGGTGACGCCGGAGACCGATCCCGACGCCGGGCAGCAGAAGAAGACCTACGCCTACGACCCGTACCTCGACCCGCAACTGGTCTGGGCCGGCAAGGCCGAGCATACCTCGTTTGAAGTGCCGACCGTCTCGCTGCACGTCCACGAGCGCATTGACCCGCGCACCATCCTCGAAGCCGTGCGCCGGTCGCCCTCCCCGCATGCGGGGAGGGCCGGGGTGGGGTATCAGCTTCCCCTCTTCGAGCAGGAGCGCGAAGAACCGCTGCGCGAGGACA